A single Streptomyces mirabilis DNA region contains:
- a CDS encoding RNA polymerase sigma factor SigF yields the protein MAPEHIAHERVTPEQVTPERRRGADTRALTQLLFGQLKTLEPGTTEHDRVRGALIEANLPLVRYAAARFRSRNEPMEDVVQVGTIGLINAIDRFDPDRGVQFPTFAMPTVVGEIKRYFRDNVRTVHVPRRLHELWVQVNSATEDLTTAFGRSPSTAEIAERLRITEEEVLSCIEAGRSYHATSLEAAQEGDGLPGLLDRLGYEDPALDGVEHRDLVRHLLVQLPEREQRILLLRYYSNLTQSQISAELGVSQMHVSRLLARSFARLRSANRIEA from the coding sequence ATCGCCCCTGAGCACATCGCCCACGAACGCGTCACCCCTGAGCAGGTCACCCCGGAGCGACGCCGCGGCGCCGACACCCGGGCCCTCACCCAGCTGCTCTTCGGCCAGCTCAAGACGCTGGAGCCGGGCACCACGGAGCACGACCGCGTACGCGGGGCACTCATCGAGGCGAACCTGCCGCTCGTGCGGTACGCGGCCGCCCGCTTCCGCTCCCGCAACGAGCCGATGGAGGATGTGGTCCAGGTCGGCACCATCGGCCTGATCAACGCGATCGACCGCTTCGACCCCGACCGGGGCGTACAGTTCCCGACCTTCGCGATGCCGACCGTCGTCGGAGAGATCAAGCGGTACTTCCGCGACAACGTCCGCACCGTCCACGTACCCCGCCGGCTGCACGAGCTGTGGGTGCAGGTGAACAGCGCGACGGAGGACCTGACGACGGCCTTCGGGCGCTCCCCCTCGACCGCCGAGATCGCCGAGCGGCTGCGTATCACCGAGGAGGAGGTGCTGTCCTGCATCGAGGCCGGACGCTCGTACCACGCGACCTCCCTCGAAGCCGCCCAGGAGGGTGACGGGCTGCCGGGACTGCTCGACCGGCTCGGCTACGAGGACCCGGCCCTCGACGGAGTCGAACACCGCGACCTCGTCCGCCACCTCCTCGTACAACTGCCCGAGCGCGAGCAGCGGATCCTTCTCCTCCGCTACTACAGCAATCTGACACAGTCACAGATCAGTGCCGAGCTGGGAGTCTCCCAGATGCATGTGTCAAGGCTGCTCGCCCGGAGCTTCGCACGGCTGCGATCCGCAAATAGGATCGAGGCGTAA
- a CDS encoding MarR family winged helix-turn-helix transcriptional regulator: MAAQAQYEELARQLSAIGAVKRELGRILPHDCPTGSAAVLTLLGRHGDMRMSKLAELLAVDMSVTSRHVAHVADRGWIERLPDPADKRSRILRLTDAGREQLTELSRRSSRLFADRLSDWSDHEVGLLIHLMGRLRESFGDCRAVPRPPYMPEATELTTRTPA, from the coding sequence ATGGCCGCGCAGGCGCAGTACGAGGAATTGGCTCGTCAGCTCAGTGCCATCGGCGCTGTGAAGCGGGAGCTCGGGCGGATCCTGCCGCACGACTGCCCCACGGGCTCCGCCGCCGTACTGACCCTCCTCGGCCGGCACGGCGACATGCGGATGAGCAAGCTCGCCGAGCTGCTCGCCGTGGACATGTCCGTGACCAGCCGCCACGTCGCCCACGTCGCCGACCGGGGCTGGATCGAACGCCTCCCCGACCCCGCCGACAAACGCTCCCGCATCCTGCGCCTCACCGACGCGGGACGCGAGCAGCTCACCGAACTCTCCCGCCGCTCCTCGCGGCTGTTCGCCGACCGGCTGAGCGACTGGTCCGACCACGAGGTCGGCCTGCTCATCCACCTGATGGGCCGGCTGCGCGAGAGCTTCGGCGACTGCCGTGCCGTACCCCGGCCGCCCTACATGCCGGAAGCAACCGAACTGACCACCCGTACACCCGCGTAA
- a CDS encoding TetR/AcrR family transcriptional regulator, giving the protein MVRAADRAERPARTSVWLEGKAPRGAAARGGGQPSGLDRDRITEVTVRLLDAEGMARFSMRRLAAELNVTAMSVYWYVDTKDDLLELALDAVFGELELPDAESGEDWRDQLRSLATGYRALLVRHPWVSPLIGTFLNIGPHSMAFSLCVQQVIRNTGLPRHGQMGALSAVFQFVYGFGTIEGHFVQRCASAGMTQDEYFRQAMSTIGEQPQFSANFENAADLMEARGGDTVEEMRERDFTFALETLIAGIETMVARA; this is encoded by the coding sequence ATGGTGAGGGCAGCCGACCGTGCCGAGCGTCCGGCGCGGACCAGTGTCTGGCTGGAGGGCAAGGCTCCCCGGGGCGCTGCGGCGCGCGGGGGCGGGCAGCCGTCGGGGCTCGACCGGGACCGGATCACCGAGGTCACCGTACGGTTGTTGGATGCCGAGGGCATGGCGAGGTTCTCCATGCGCAGGCTGGCCGCCGAGCTGAACGTCACCGCGATGTCCGTGTACTGGTACGTCGACACCAAGGACGACCTGCTCGAACTCGCCCTCGACGCGGTCTTCGGCGAACTGGAGCTGCCCGACGCGGAGTCGGGCGAGGACTGGCGCGACCAGCTCCGCTCCCTCGCCACCGGCTACCGCGCGCTGCTGGTCCGCCACCCCTGGGTGTCCCCGCTGATCGGGACCTTCCTGAACATCGGCCCGCACTCCATGGCCTTCTCGCTCTGCGTCCAGCAGGTGATCCGCAACACCGGCCTGCCCCGGCACGGCCAGATGGGCGCGCTCTCGGCGGTCTTCCAGTTCGTGTACGGGTTCGGCACCATCGAGGGCCACTTCGTGCAGCGCTGCGCCTCGGCGGGGATGACCCAGGACGAGTACTTCCGTCAGGCCATGAGCACGATCGGCGAACAGCCGCAGTTCTCCGCCAATTTCGAGAACGCCGCGGACCTCATGGAGGCCCGCGGCGGTGACACGGTCGAGGAGATGCGGGAGCGGGACTTCACGTTCGCGCTGGAGACGCTGATCGCGGGGATCGAGACGATGGTCGCCCGGGCCTAG
- a CDS encoding MFS transporter — protein MSTIPPGHPEDQAQGHPQRWLILGVICLAQLTVLLDNTVLNVAIPSLTRELGAATPDIQWMINAYSLVQSGLLLTAGSAADRYGRKKMLITGLVFFGIGSVVAGLADSTGQLIAARAGMGVGGALLLTTTLAVAMQIFTPAEHPKAIGIWSAVNALGFAAGPLLGGFVLDHFWWGAIFLINLPVVALGLAAVMALVPESKAASFRGTTSGPPDRGDRPDLLGALLSTIGMTALVYAIISGPEHGWTSARVLATDAVAVLVLAAFAYWESRIPYPMLDLHFFRDRRFTGAVAGAVLIAFGMGGALFLLTQHLQFVLGYGPLEAGLRTAPLALAVVALNFSGLSAKWTARLGTPVSIALGMTLMSAGLVSIATLAAHGYGGTLLGLLLIGAGAAVANPAMAHAIMSAIPPEKAGVGAGVNGTLAEFGNGLGVAVLGAILNSRFAALIPVAATSLPAALASAGSDEERGRITDAFSSGVETSQLVGAAAVLLGGLLAAALLRRAERADSAVAVSA, from the coding sequence ATGTCCACGATTCCCCCAGGGCACCCAGAGGATCAGGCACAAGGCCACCCCCAACGCTGGCTGATCCTCGGCGTCATCTGCCTCGCCCAACTGACCGTGCTGCTCGACAACACCGTCCTGAACGTCGCGATCCCCTCCCTCACCCGGGAGCTGGGCGCGGCCACCCCCGACATCCAGTGGATGATCAACGCCTATTCGCTGGTGCAGTCCGGGCTGCTGCTCACGGCGGGCAGCGCGGCCGACCGCTACGGCCGCAAGAAGATGCTGATCACCGGGCTCGTCTTCTTCGGGATCGGCTCGGTGGTGGCCGGACTCGCCGACTCCACCGGCCAGTTGATCGCCGCACGGGCCGGAATGGGCGTCGGCGGCGCGCTCCTGCTGACCACCACGCTCGCCGTCGCCATGCAGATCTTCACCCCCGCGGAGCACCCGAAGGCCATCGGCATCTGGAGCGCCGTCAACGCCCTCGGCTTCGCGGCCGGACCGCTCCTCGGCGGCTTCGTACTGGACCACTTCTGGTGGGGCGCGATCTTCCTGATCAACCTGCCGGTGGTGGCCCTGGGCCTCGCCGCGGTGATGGCCCTCGTACCGGAGTCGAAGGCCGCGTCTTTCCGGGGGACAACCTCCGGACCCCCGGACCGCGGGGACCGCCCCGACCTCCTGGGAGCGCTGCTTTCCACGATCGGCATGACCGCACTCGTGTACGCGATCATCTCCGGCCCCGAACACGGCTGGACGTCGGCCCGGGTGCTGGCCACGGACGCGGTCGCCGTGCTGGTGCTGGCCGCCTTCGCGTACTGGGAGAGCCGGATCCCGTACCCCATGCTCGACCTGCACTTCTTCCGCGACCGGCGCTTCACCGGAGCCGTCGCGGGAGCCGTCCTCATCGCCTTCGGCATGGGCGGGGCCCTCTTCCTCCTCACCCAACACCTCCAATTCGTCCTGGGATACGGCCCCCTGGAAGCCGGACTGCGTACGGCGCCGCTCGCGCTCGCGGTCGTGGCGCTGAACTTCTCCGGCCTCTCGGCGAAGTGGACGGCGAGACTCGGCACACCGGTGTCGATCGCGCTCGGCATGACGCTGATGTCGGCCGGGCTGGTGTCGATCGCCACGCTCGCCGCGCACGGGTACGGCGGCACACTGCTCGGGCTGCTGCTGATCGGCGCGGGCGCCGCCGTGGCCAACCCGGCCATGGCACACGCCATCATGAGCGCGATTCCGCCGGAGAAGGCGGGCGTGGGCGCGGGCGTCAACGGCACGCTCGCCGAGTTCGGCAACGGCCTCGGAGTGGCGGTGCTCGGGGCGATCCTCAACTCCCGGTTCGCGGCGCTGATTCCGGTGGCGGCGACCTCGCTCCCGGCGGCACTGGCCTCGGCGGGCTCGGACGAGGAGCGCGGGCGGATCACGGACGCGTTCTCGTCGGGAGTGGAGACCAGCCAACTGGTGGGCGCGGCGGCCGTCCTTCTCGGTGGACTGCTGGCCGCGGCGTTGCTACGACGTGCGGAGAGGGCAGACTCCGCGGTGGCGGTATCGGCGTAG
- a CDS encoding YceI family protein produces the protein MGLTARIRTRDGWAVSHAVVTVTDMTGTQVLRAEADTEGAVHDPTVLTPGAYTVIVTAVGYAPAASSAIVTASGRAEIGNVTLARQGGNELPPPGPWTVDPAHSSVGAVAQHLGISSVHGRFTDFWATIEIAPDDVSKSRVEAVISAASIDTGNGMRDGHLKSPDFLDVETYPQITYRSTGLTPAGSDRWTVHGELTMRGIARPVDLNLAYLGTGADPWGGTRAAFRATAELHREDFAMNYNQVIQAGISAIGTTLKVELDVQAVQGESLPQA, from the coding sequence ATGGGACTGACCGCACGGATTCGCACGCGGGACGGATGGGCCGTGTCGCACGCGGTCGTCACGGTGACCGACATGACCGGGACGCAGGTGCTGCGCGCCGAGGCGGACACCGAAGGAGCCGTGCACGACCCGACCGTCCTCACGCCCGGTGCGTACACCGTGATCGTGACCGCGGTCGGGTACGCGCCCGCCGCCTCCAGCGCGATCGTCACGGCGAGCGGCCGGGCCGAGATCGGCAACGTGACCCTCGCCCGCCAGGGCGGCAACGAACTGCCGCCGCCCGGCCCCTGGACCGTCGACCCGGCGCACTCCTCCGTCGGCGCCGTCGCCCAGCACCTGGGCATCTCCAGCGTGCACGGCCGTTTCACGGACTTCTGGGCGACGATCGAGATCGCCCCGGACGACGTGTCCAAGTCCCGCGTCGAGGCCGTGATCTCCGCCGCCTCGATCGACACCGGCAACGGCATGCGCGACGGCCACCTGAAGTCCCCCGACTTCCTCGACGTCGAGACGTACCCGCAGATCACCTACCGCTCGACCGGCCTGACCCCGGCGGGCTCCGACCGCTGGACCGTCCACGGCGAACTCACCATGCGCGGCATCGCCCGCCCGGTCGACCTGAACCTCGCCTACCTGGGCACGGGCGCGGACCCCTGGGGCGGCACGCGGGCCGCCTTCCGGGCGACGGCCGAACTCCACCGCGAGGACTTCGCCATGAACTACAACCAGGTCATCCAGGCAGGCATCTCGGCGATCGGCACCACGCTGAAGGTGGAGCTGGACGTCCAGGCGGTACAAGGGGAGTCCCTCCCACAGGCGTGA
- a CDS encoding Dabb family protein, which yields MIRHLVLFKLNEGVERDDPRVVEGAAAFRPLGDQIPELRFWECGWNITDRPVAYDFAINSAVDDSDALKRYLEHPAHQAGVALWREFATWVIADYPF from the coding sequence GTGATCCGCCATCTGGTCCTCTTCAAGCTCAACGAAGGCGTCGAGCGTGACGACCCCCGCGTCGTCGAGGGCGCGGCCGCCTTCCGCCCGCTCGGCGACCAGATCCCCGAGCTGCGGTTCTGGGAGTGCGGCTGGAACATCACCGACCGGCCCGTCGCGTACGACTTCGCGATCAACTCCGCGGTCGACGACTCCGACGCCCTGAAGCGGTACTTGGAGCATCCCGCACACCAGGCGGGCGTCGCGCTGTGGCGCGAGTTCGCGACCTGGGTGATCGCCGACTATCCGTTCTGA
- a CDS encoding MFS transporter, producing the protein MATTTPAGVRAHAKHGGGPSDGTPMTHRQIMEALSGLLLGMFVAILSSTIVTNALPEIIGDLGGGQSAYTWVVTASLLAMTATTPLWGKLSDLYSKKALVQIALVIYVLGSAAAGLSQNPGMLIACRVVQGVGVGGLSALAQIVMAAMISPRERGRYSGYLGATFAVATVGGPLLGGVITDTSWLGWRWCFYVGVPFAIIALIVLQKTLHLPTVKRDVKVDWGGAFFISAAVSLLLVWVTFAGDKYDWVSGQTYAMVGGAIVLGLLFVLVESKASEPIIPLRLFRNRTITLSSLASLFVGVAMFTGTVFFSQYFQLARDKSPTMSGVMTIPMIGGLFIASTVSGQVITKTGRWKYWLVSGTVLITAGLGLLGTIRYDTTYWHVAIFMALLGLGVGMTMQNLVLSTQNQVAPSDLGSASSTVTFFRSLGGAIGVSALGAIMSTRITDYVKDGLAGIDPKYAAAASGSGSGTIPNMDSLPAPLRTVLESAYGHGIADVFMIGSALALLAFFIVLFIKEVPLRTSGALAQAAEAKAEATEPEASATAEAPAEERIPSWAAVAETSLAAGPEGTQRLAAVATATRESAPLPASGGIPVRGHVRGAESAPVPQAAVTLISLAGRQLGRSVAQADGSYAVDAPGTGSYVLIASADGFQPQASTIIVNDEPVAYDILLSGTSGLSGFVRAAGTGTPVKDAMVIVTDVRGDVLATGTTGEQGQFAFAELVPGPVTIAVNAAGHRPQALPVEVGGAGVTRVEVELSAGAQLQGVVRAPGGPLGDARVTLVDAAGNVIGTARTGMDGAYAFTDLDGGEYTVIATGYPPVATALTVSGRGVDDHDITLAHPGE; encoded by the coding sequence ATGGCAACGACCACACCAGCCGGTGTGCGGGCTCACGCCAAGCACGGAGGTGGACCCTCCGACGGCACTCCGATGACACACCGACAGATCATGGAGGCGCTCTCCGGCCTGCTGCTCGGCATGTTCGTCGCGATCCTGTCGTCGACGATCGTCACCAACGCACTCCCCGAGATCATCGGCGACCTGGGCGGCGGCCAGTCCGCCTACACCTGGGTCGTCACGGCCTCGCTGCTGGCCATGACCGCGACCACGCCTCTGTGGGGCAAGCTCTCCGACCTGTACAGCAAGAAGGCGCTCGTACAGATAGCCCTCGTCATATACGTGCTGGGATCGGCCGCCGCCGGTCTGTCCCAGAACCCCGGCATGCTCATCGCGTGCCGTGTGGTCCAGGGCGTCGGCGTCGGCGGTCTGTCCGCCCTCGCCCAGATCGTCATGGCGGCGATGATCTCCCCGCGTGAGCGCGGGCGTTACTCCGGCTACCTCGGCGCGACCTTCGCTGTCGCCACGGTCGGCGGCCCGCTGCTCGGCGGTGTCATCACCGACACCTCGTGGCTCGGCTGGCGCTGGTGCTTCTACGTCGGCGTGCCGTTCGCGATCATCGCGCTGATCGTGCTGCAGAAGACCCTGCACCTGCCCACCGTGAAGCGGGACGTGAAGGTCGACTGGGGTGGCGCGTTCTTCATCTCCGCCGCGGTCTCGCTGCTGCTGGTCTGGGTCACCTTCGCCGGCGACAAGTACGACTGGGTGTCGGGGCAGACGTACGCGATGGTCGGAGGCGCGATCGTCCTCGGCCTGCTGTTCGTGCTCGTCGAGTCCAAGGCGAGCGAGCCGATCATCCCGCTGCGTCTGTTCCGCAACCGCACCATCACGCTTTCCTCCCTCGCCTCGCTCTTCGTGGGCGTCGCGATGTTCACCGGCACCGTCTTCTTCAGCCAGTACTTCCAGCTGGCCCGGGACAAGTCCCCGACGATGTCGGGCGTCATGACCATCCCGATGATCGGCGGCCTGTTCATCGCCTCCACGGTCTCCGGCCAGGTCATCACCAAGACCGGCCGGTGGAAGTACTGGCTGGTCAGCGGTACCGTCCTGATCACCGCGGGCCTGGGCCTGCTGGGCACCATCCGCTACGACACGACCTACTGGCACGTCGCGATCTTCATGGCGCTGCTCGGTCTCGGCGTCGGCATGACGATGCAGAACCTGGTGCTGTCCACGCAGAACCAGGTGGCCCCGTCCGACCTCGGCTCGGCCAGCTCCACGGTGACGTTCTTCCGCTCCCTCGGCGGTGCGATCGGCGTTTCCGCGCTCGGCGCGATCATGTCCACCCGGATCACCGACTACGTCAAGGACGGCCTGGCCGGCATCGACCCCAAGTACGCGGCCGCCGCGTCCGGTTCCGGCTCCGGCACCATCCCGAACATGGACTCGCTGCCCGCCCCGCTGCGCACGGTCCTCGAGAGCGCGTACGGCCACGGCATAGCCGACGTCTTCATGATCGGCTCCGCCCTGGCGCTGCTCGCCTTCTTCATCGTCCTCTTCATCAAGGAGGTCCCGCTGCGGACCTCGGGCGCGCTGGCCCAGGCCGCGGAGGCGAAGGCGGAGGCCACCGAGCCGGAGGCTTCGGCCACCGCCGAGGCACCCGCCGAGGAGAGGATCCCGAGCTGGGCGGCCGTCGCCGAGACGAGCCTCGCGGCCGGACCCGAGGGCACGCAGCGGCTCGCCGCCGTCGCCACCGCGACACGGGAGAGCGCCCCGCTGCCCGCCTCCGGCGGCATCCCGGTCCGGGGTCACGTCCGCGGCGCGGAGAGCGCCCCCGTCCCGCAGGCCGCGGTCACGCTGATCTCGCTCGCGGGACGGCAGCTGGGCCGGTCGGTCGCGCAGGCCGACGGCTCCTACGCGGTGGACGCGCCCGGCACGGGCTCGTATGTCCTGATCGCCTCCGCCGACGGTTTCCAGCCGCAGGCCTCGACGATCATCGTGAACGACGAGCCGGTGGCGTACGACATCCTGCTGAGCGGCACGAGCGGGCTGAGCGGATTCGTCCGGGCCGCCGGGACCGGTACCCCGGTCAAGGACGCCATGGTCATCGTGACCGACGTCCGCGGTGACGTGCTGGCCACCGGGACCACCGGTGAGCAGGGCCAGTTCGCCTTCGCCGAACTGGTCCCGGGTCCGGTGACCATCGCGGTGAACGCGGCCGGCCACCGCCCGCAGGCCCTCCCCGTCGAGGTCGGCGGCGCCGGGGTCACCCGGGTCGAGGTCGAGCTCAGCGCGGGCGCCCAGCTCCAGGGTGTCGTACGGGCTCCCGGCGGTCCCCTGGGCGATGCCCGGGTCACGCTGGTCGACGCGGCCGGCAACGTGATCGGCACCGCCAGGACCGGCATGGACGGCGCGTACGCCTTCACCGACCTGGACGGCGGCGAGTACACCGTCATCGCGACGGGTTACCCCCCGGTGGCGACGGCTCTCACGGTCTCCGGCCGCGGCGTCGACGACCACGACATCACCCTCGCCCACCCCGGCGAGTAG
- a CDS encoding RNA polymerase sigma factor SigF: MSADQGSSKVLTLTKSEPAPDALHDVPALPAPDAAPALEAVPAAPETSGAIDTRTLSRSLFLRLAALGENSPERAYVRDTLIELNLPLVRYAAARFRSRNEPMEDIVQVGTIGLIKAIDRFDCERGVEFPTFAMPTVVGEIKRFFRDTSWSVRVPRRLQELRLALTKASDELSQKLDRSPTVAELAAVLGVSEEDVVDGLAVGNAYTASSLDSPAPEDDGGEGSLADRLGYEDTALEGVEYRESLKPLLAKLPPRERRIIMLRFFANMTQSQIGEEVGISQMHVSRLLTRTLAQLREGLISD, translated from the coding sequence ATGTCCGCAGACCAGGGCAGCTCGAAGGTGCTCACGCTCACGAAGAGCGAACCGGCGCCCGACGCGCTTCACGATGTCCCGGCCCTCCCGGCCCCCGATGCCGCTCCGGCCCTCGAAGCCGTCCCGGCGGCCCCCGAAACCTCGGGAGCCATCGACACCCGCACCCTGTCCCGCTCCCTGTTCCTGCGGCTCGCCGCACTCGGCGAGAACAGCCCTGAGCGTGCCTACGTCCGGGACACCCTCATCGAGCTCAACCTCCCGCTCGTGCGGTACGCGGCGGCCCGCTTCCGCTCCCGCAACGAGCCGATGGAGGACATCGTCCAGGTCGGCACCATCGGCCTGATCAAGGCGATCGACCGCTTCGACTGCGAACGCGGCGTGGAGTTCCCGACGTTCGCGATGCCGACGGTCGTGGGCGAGATCAAGCGGTTCTTCCGTGACACCTCGTGGTCCGTCCGCGTCCCGCGGCGCCTCCAGGAGCTGCGCCTGGCCCTCACCAAGGCCAGCGACGAGCTCTCCCAGAAGCTCGACCGCTCCCCGACCGTCGCCGAACTCGCCGCGGTCCTGGGCGTGTCGGAGGAGGACGTCGTCGACGGCCTCGCGGTCGGCAACGCCTACACGGCCTCCTCCCTCGACTCCCCGGCCCCCGAGGACGACGGCGGCGAGGGCTCCCTCGCGGACCGCCTCGGCTACGAGGACACCGCCCTGGAAGGCGTCGAGTACCGCGAGTCGCTGAAGCCGCTGCTCGCCAAACTCCCGCCCCGCGAGCGCCGGATCATCATGCTGCGCTTCTTCGCCAACATGACCCAGTCACAGATCGGCGAGGAGGTCGGCATCTCGCAGATGCACGTCTCCCGCCTCCTCACCCGCACCCTGGCCCAGCTCCGCGAGGGCCTGATCTCCGACTGA
- a CDS encoding PPOX class F420-dependent oxidoreductase yields the protein MAPNIATNTAVSLDELLDFVRPRHRAILLTRRTDGSPQGSPLTCGVDDAGRIVVSTYPERAKTRNAKRDERVSLIVLSDEWNGPWVQIDGTAEVIDSPESVEPLVEYYRNIAGEHPDWDEYREAMLKQGKSIIRVTPVKWGPVATGGFPARLTPQE from the coding sequence ATGGCACCGAACATCGCTACGAACACCGCCGTGTCCCTGGACGAACTGCTCGACTTCGTACGCCCCCGCCACCGCGCCATCCTCCTCACCCGCCGTACCGACGGCAGCCCCCAGGGCTCCCCCCTGACCTGCGGGGTCGACGACGCCGGGCGGATCGTCGTCTCGACCTACCCCGAGCGCGCGAAGACCCGTAACGCCAAGCGGGACGAGCGTGTCAGCCTGATCGTGCTGAGCGACGAGTGGAACGGACCCTGGGTCCAGATCGACGGCACGGCCGAAGTCATCGACTCCCCCGAATCCGTCGAGCCGCTCGTCGAGTACTACCGGAACATCGCGGGCGAACACCCGGACTGGGACGAGTACCGGGAGGCCATGCTCAAGCAGGGAAAGTCGATCATCCGGGTCACGCCGGTGAAGTGGGGCCCGGTCGCGACGGGCGGCTTCCCGGCCCGACTGACACCCCAGGAATGA